One Alkalicoccus halolimnae DNA segment encodes these proteins:
- the sigH gene encoding RNA polymerase sporulation sigma factor SigH: MYQKYSGIDDETIVNYVREGDTGALEYLINKYKNFVRAKSRSYFLIGADHEDIVQEGMIGLYKAIRDFQGDKLSSFRAFAELCITRQIITAIKTATRQKHIPLNSYISLDKPIYDEESDRTLLDVISGHGVTNPEQLLINQEEFDDIEMKMGELLSELEREVLMQYLDGRSYQEMSEDLKRHVKSIDNALQRVKRKLERYVELKEVKFT; encoded by the coding sequence ATGTATCAGAAGTACAGCGGCATAGACGATGAAACGATCGTTAACTATGTTCGTGAAGGTGACACTGGGGCGCTGGAATATTTGATCAACAAATACAAAAACTTCGTGCGTGCTAAATCAAGATCTTACTTTTTAATCGGGGCTGATCATGAAGATATTGTGCAGGAAGGAATGATCGGGCTTTACAAAGCGATCCGCGACTTTCAGGGGGACAAATTATCTTCTTTTCGTGCATTTGCCGAACTCTGCATTACCCGGCAGATTATCACCGCAATAAAAACGGCAACCAGACAGAAACATATTCCGCTGAATTCCTACATTTCCCTGGATAAGCCGATTTACGATGAGGAATCGGACCGCACGCTTCTTGATGTGATAAGCGGCCATGGGGTGACAAATCCGGAACAGCTCCTTATCAACCAGGAAGAGTTCGACGATATTGAGATGAAAATGGGTGAGCTCCTCAGCGAGCTGGAGCGGGAAGTACTTATGCAGTATCTGGATGGGCGTTCCTATCAGGAGATGTCGGAAGATTTAAAGCGCCACGTGAAATCAATCGACAATGCGCTCCAGCGCGTAAAGAGAAAGCTGGAACGCTACGTGGAATTAAAAGAAGTGAAATTTACGTAA
- the secE gene encoding preprotein translocase subunit SecE, with protein MAEGVKKPVKFLKEVTAEMKRVTWPTGRELRKYTGVVVATVTFIAIFFAISDFVISSLLQLITN; from the coding sequence ATGGCGGAAGGTGTTAAAAAACCGGTGAAGTTTCTTAAGGAAGTAACTGCTGAGATGAAGCGGGTGACATGGCCGACCGGCAGGGAACTGCGGAAGTATACAGGGGTTGTTGTAGCGACTGTGACATTTATTGCGATTTTCTTTGCTATCTCCGACTTTGTTATCTCGTCATTGCTGCAGCTGATCACGAATTAA
- the nusG gene encoding transcription termination/antitermination protein NusG: MDKNWYVVHTYSGYENKVKTNLEKRVESMDMIDKIFRVLVPVEEETEVKNGKTKQVTKKIFPGYVIVEMVMTDDSWYVVRNTPGVTGFVGSSGAGSKPTALLPEEAEQILKQMGVEAPKQEVDFEIKEAVKVKEGPFADFIGTIEDIFAEKQKLKVHVNMFGRETPVELDFNQVEKI; this comes from the coding sequence ATGGATAAAAACTGGTATGTAGTACACACGTATTCCGGATATGAAAACAAAGTAAAAACAAATCTCGAAAAACGCGTTGAATCGATGGACATGATCGACAAAATCTTTCGTGTTCTCGTCCCTGTTGAAGAAGAGACCGAAGTCAAGAACGGTAAGACAAAGCAGGTTACAAAAAAGATTTTCCCGGGTTACGTCATTGTCGAAATGGTAATGACGGACGATTCCTGGTACGTGGTCCGCAATACGCCGGGAGTGACCGGCTTCGTAGGATCCTCCGGTGCGGGCTCGAAACCGACTGCACTTCTGCCGGAAGAGGCGGAACAGATCCTCAAGCAGATGGGTGTAGAAGCACCGAAGCAGGAAGTTGATTTTGAAATTAAAGAAGCGGTGAAAGTAAAAGAAGGGCCGTTTGCTGATTTCATCGGAACAATTGAAGATATTTTCGCTGAAAAGCAGAAGTTGAAAGTCCACGTTAACATGTTCGGACGAGAGACCCCGGTAGAGCTTGATTTTAACCAGGTCGAAAAAATCTAA
- the rplL gene encoding 50S ribosomal protein L7/L12, which produces MKNQEIIDAVKEMSVLELNDLVKAIEEEFGVTAAAPVAVAGAGAAAEEEQTEFDVILESAGSSKIGVIKIVREITGLGLKEAKALVDGAPSPVKEGAEKEEADEIKAKLEEAGAKIEVK; this is translated from the coding sequence ATGAAAAATCAAGAGATTATTGATGCAGTTAAGGAAATGTCTGTACTTGAACTTAACGACCTTGTAAAAGCAATTGAAGAAGAATTTGGTGTTACAGCAGCAGCGCCGGTAGCAGTAGCGGGCGCAGGTGCGGCAGCAGAAGAAGAGCAGACTGAATTTGACGTTATCCTTGAGAGTGCAGGATCTTCTAAGATCGGCGTTATCAAGATTGTTCGTGAAATCACTGGTCTTGGACTTAAAGAAGCAAAAGCCCTTGTTGATGGTGCTCCATCACCAGTTAAAGAAGGCGCTGAAAAAGAAGAAGCTGACGAAATCAAAGCTAAGCTCGAAGAAGCAGGAGCTAAAATCGAGGTTAAGTAA
- the rpmG gene encoding 50S ribosomal protein L33, whose protein sequence is MKAKTALACERCQTRNYWTTKSSNSSKERLQIKKYCKICAAHTIHAETK, encoded by the coding sequence ATGAAAGCGAAAACCGCTCTCGCCTGTGAACGTTGTCAGACCCGCAATTATTGGACAACCAAATCATCTAATAGTAGCAAGGAACGGCTTCAGATAAAAAAATACTGTAAAATATGTGCAGCACATACGATACATGCAGAAACAAAGTGA
- the rplK gene encoding 50S ribosomal protein L11 codes for MAKKVIKVVKLQIPAGKANPAPPVGPALGQAGINIMGFCKEFNAETQERAGLIIPVEITVFEDRSFTFITKTPPAAVLLKKAAGIESGSGEPHNKKVATVNRDKVREIAETKMPDLNAADVEAAMRMVEGTARSMGITIED; via the coding sequence GTGGCAAAGAAGGTCATTAAAGTTGTTAAACTGCAAATTCCAGCTGGAAAAGCTAACCCAGCGCCACCGGTTGGACCAGCACTTGGTCAAGCGGGGATAAATATTATGGGATTCTGTAAGGAATTCAACGCTGAAACTCAAGAAAGAGCTGGACTTATTATCCCGGTTGAAATTACGGTATTTGAAGATCGTTCATTTACATTCATTACGAAGACTCCGCCGGCAGCGGTTCTTTTAAAGAAAGCTGCAGGAATCGAATCTGGTTCAGGGGAGCCGCACAACAAAAAAGTTGCGACGGTAAATCGTGATAAAGTACGTGAAATCGCTGAAACAAAAATGCCGGACCTGAACGCAGCTGATGTAGAAGCAGCTATGCGTATGGTAGAAGGTACAGCCCGAAGCATGGGTATCACTATCGAAGACTAA
- the rplA gene encoding 50S ribosomal protein L1 has protein sequence MAKKYSKKYEDALKLVDREKSYGVTEAVDLVKQTATAGFDETIELAARLGVDPKKADQQIRGAVVLPHGTGKTQSVIVFAKGEKAKEAEEAGADVVGEEDLINKVSQGWMDFDVVVATPDMMAQVGKLGRVLGPRGLMPNPKTGTVTFDVTKAVEEIKAGKVEYRVDKTGNLHVPLGKASFETAKLEENFRTMLETIAKVKPAAAKGTYIRNLAVSATMGPGVKVSTNEFKL, from the coding sequence ATGGCTAAAAAGTATAGCAAGAAGTACGAAGATGCATTGAAGCTTGTTGACCGAGAAAAGTCATATGGTGTTACAGAAGCAGTAGATCTTGTGAAGCAGACAGCAACTGCCGGCTTTGACGAAACGATTGAACTTGCCGCTCGTCTCGGCGTTGATCCTAAGAAAGCAGATCAGCAGATCCGCGGAGCTGTGGTACTGCCGCACGGAACTGGTAAAACCCAGAGCGTTATCGTTTTCGCTAAAGGCGAAAAAGCAAAGGAAGCAGAAGAAGCAGGAGCTGACGTTGTAGGGGAAGAAGATCTTATTAACAAAGTGAGTCAGGGATGGATGGACTTCGACGTAGTCGTAGCAACTCCGGACATGATGGCTCAGGTTGGTAAGCTCGGACGGGTACTTGGACCGCGAGGCCTTATGCCTAACCCGAAAACAGGCACCGTTACATTTGATGTAACAAAAGCTGTTGAAGAAATCAAAGCAGGTAAAGTGGAATACCGCGTCGACAAGACAGGTAACCTTCACGTGCCGCTTGGTAAAGCTTCCTTTGAAACAGCTAAGCTTGAAGAAAACTTCCGTACGATGCTGGAGACAATTGCTAAAGTGAAGCCGGCAGCAGCAAAAGGTACTTACATTCGTAACCTTGCTGTGTCCGCTACAATGGGTCCTGGCGTTAAAGTAAGCACAAACGAATTTAAACTGTAG
- the rplJ gene encoding 50S ribosomal protein L10, with protein MSKVINQKRQVVEEISTKLKESKSTIVVDYRGLDVAEVTELRQQLRDAGIDFKVYKNTMVRRATADTDLTGIDEQLVGPTAIAFGYDDVVAPAKVLNNFAKEHEALELKAGIIEGEVVSLDEVKALAELPSYEGLLSMLANVLQAPIRGLAIATKAVADQKEEEESA; from the coding sequence ATGAGCAAAGTGATTAATCAAAAACGTCAGGTCGTTGAGGAAATCTCAACGAAACTGAAAGAAAGCAAGTCAACAATCGTGGTCGATTACCGCGGACTGGACGTAGCCGAAGTTACGGAACTGCGCCAGCAGCTGCGTGACGCTGGAATTGACTTTAAAGTTTATAAGAATACGATGGTGCGCCGTGCCACGGCCGATACTGATCTAACTGGTATCGACGAGCAGCTCGTTGGACCGACAGCAATTGCTTTCGGGTATGACGACGTAGTAGCTCCGGCTAAAGTTCTTAACAACTTTGCGAAAGAGCACGAAGCGCTTGAGCTGAAAGCGGGTATCATCGAAGGAGAGGTAGTCTCCCTTGATGAAGTTAAAGCACTTGCAGAGCTTCCTTCCTACGAAGGCCTTCTCTCCATGCTTGCTAACGTTCTTCAAGCTCCAATACGCGGACTTGCTATTGCAACGAAAGCAGTCGCGGACCAGAAAGAAGAAGAAGAGAGCGCGTAA